The proteins below come from a single bacterium genomic window:
- a CDS encoding valine--tRNA ligase has protein sequence MINERLLKPYNSEETEDRIYHIWEESGFFDPDICIKKEVCKKDAQVFSMVLPPPNVTGILHMGHSVIIAIEDILTRYHRMKGFRTLWLPGTDHAAIATQSKVEGIIYKEEKKNRHDLGREVFLQRVTQYAQESHDTIVHQVKKLGASIDWSREAYTLDEKRNFAVRTAFKQMYDDGLIYRKHKVVNWDPKGQTTVSDEEIEYREVVGKLYTFKYSRDFPISISTTRPETKLGDTAVAVHPDDKRYSKYIGKEFDLLFAGTKLHIKIVGDDAVDPTYGTGALGVTPAHSQTDSEIAARHDLPFVQVIDEYTRITVDPYKGKKVKEAREMIVQWLTAEKLLEKEEDVKQNVTVADRSGGIIEPLPKLQWFVNVDKKFKMKKSHIEGIETGKEITLKELMRKVVENNQITIIPDYFEKTYFHWIDNLHDWCISRQIWYGHRIPVWYCTFSKDERSTPLCANPIVSIELPGSCPYCGGTIEQDPDTLDTWFSSGLWTFSTLGWPLDDARGKPVFTSDGGINSESDMGTYHPTTILETGYDILFFWVARMVLMSGYFLGEIPFKTVYLHGLVRDKNGKKMSKSLGNIIDPLDMIKKYGADAARMSLIVGNTPGTDLNLSEDKIRGYKHFANKIWNATRFVLSNIEGIDTEKKPPLSTQDEEILKELDAMARDVTIDIENYRFYLAGEKLYHYFWNTFAGIIIEKSKERLLSGDTADTLSCKWTLLTILSTTITLLHPFMPFVTEEIWGMLPHKKNQLLMVESWPIL, from the coding sequence ATGATTAATGAACGTCTCTTAAAACCATATAACTCAGAAGAAACTGAAGACCGCATTTACCATATCTGGGAAGAAAGCGGGTTTTTTGATCCTGATATATGTATAAAAAAAGAAGTGTGCAAAAAGGATGCCCAAGTATTCTCTATGGTTCTCCCGCCACCTAATGTAACCGGCATTCTCCACATGGGGCATTCTGTAATAATTGCTATTGAAGATATTCTTACTCGCTATCATAGAATGAAGGGCTTCCGAACGCTTTGGCTTCCGGGAACAGACCACGCAGCAATCGCAACCCAATCAAAGGTTGAGGGCATTATCTACAAGGAAGAAAAGAAAAACCGACACGATTTGGGACGAGAAGTTTTTTTACAGCGGGTTACACAATACGCGCAAGAAAGCCATGACACCATTGTCCACCAAGTCAAAAAACTCGGCGCTTCCATCGACTGGAGCCGTGAAGCCTATACGCTCGACGAAAAACGAAATTTTGCCGTCCGAACGGCTTTTAAACAAATGTATGATGATGGACTTATCTATCGCAAGCATAAGGTGGTCAACTGGGATCCCAAGGGACAAACAACAGTCTCCGATGAAGAGATTGAGTATAGGGAGGTTGTGGGGAAATTGTATACTTTTAAATACTCACGCGACTTCCCTATTTCCATATCAACTACCAGGCCTGAAACTAAATTGGGTGATACGGCAGTTGCGGTACATCCCGATGATAAACGATACAGCAAGTACATCGGAAAAGAATTTGATCTCCTGTTTGCTGGAACAAAACTACACATAAAAATCGTGGGTGATGATGCCGTTGATCCCACATATGGAACGGGTGCCCTCGGCGTAACTCCCGCACACAGCCAAACAGACTCGGAAATAGCCGCGCGCCATGATCTTCCTTTTGTTCAAGTGATTGATGAGTATACACGTATTACAGTAGATCCCTATAAAGGAAAAAAGGTGAAAGAAGCGAGAGAAATGATTGTACAGTGGCTTACCGCAGAAAAACTGCTCGAAAAAGAGGAAGATGTGAAGCAAAACGTCACCGTAGCTGATCGAAGTGGTGGTATTATCGAACCGCTCCCAAAGTTGCAGTGGTTTGTGAACGTAGATAAGAAATTCAAAATGAAAAAGTCTCATATCGAGGGTATTGAGACTGGTAAAGAGATTACCTTGAAAGAACTGATGCGTAAGGTGGTAGAAAATAATCAAATTACAATCATCCCGGATTATTTTGAAAAAACATACTTTCATTGGATCGACAATCTGCATGATTGGTGCATCAGCCGACAGATATGGTACGGACATAGAATTCCCGTGTGGTACTGTACATTTTCAAAAGACGAGCGCAGTACGCCTTTATGCGCCAACCCAATTGTAAGTATTGAGCTACCGGGATCATGTCCGTATTGTGGCGGTACTATTGAGCAAGACCCCGATACCCTTGATACATGGTTTTCTTCCGGATTATGGACATTTTCAACACTTGGATGGCCACTCGACGATGCTCGGGGCAAACCCGTCTTCACTTCAGACGGTGGTATTAATTCGGAAAGCGACATGGGGACATATCACCCGACAACAATCCTTGAAACAGGCTACGATATCCTTTTTTTCTGGGTTGCACGCATGGTTCTTATGTCGGGTTATTTTTTGGGGGAGATCCCCTTCAAAACAGTCTACCTTCATGGACTTGTGCGTGATAAAAATGGCAAGAAGATGAGTAAGTCGCTCGGCAACATCATCGACCCGCTTGATATGATAAAAAAATACGGAGCAGACGCGGCACGAATGTCTCTCATTGTCGGCAATACACCAGGAACTGACTTGAATCTCTCTGAAGATAAGATCAGAGGATACAAGCACTTTGCAAACAAAATATGGAATGCGACGCGGTTTGTGCTTTCAAATATAGAAGGCATTGATACTGAAAAAAAACCTCCCCTCTCAACTCAAGACGAAGAAATCTTGAAAGAACTTGATGCTATGGCGCGCGATGTGACGATAGATATCGAAAACTATCGTTTTTATCTTGCGGGAGAAAAACTGTACCACTATTTCTGGAATACGTTTGCCGGTATTATTATTGAAAAAAGTAAGGAGCGATTACTGTCGGGTGATACGGCAGATACGCTATCGTGCAAATGGACATTACTTACGATTCTCTCCACGACGATTACCCTGCTCCATCCATTCATGCCGTTTGTAACTGAAGAAATTTGGGGGATGCTTCCTCATAAAAAAAATCAACTGCTCATGGTTGAGTCTTGGCCAATACTATGA